Genomic DNA from Triticum dicoccoides isolate Atlit2015 ecotype Zavitan chromosome 4B, WEW_v2.0, whole genome shotgun sequence:
AAAGCTAGGCATAGCAACCATGGTTGGTTTTAGGCACATTTGGCAGCATGTTGATAGCCAACACTTTTTGCCAAATATGGACTCTAAATTTCCCAAATGTTGGCTTAACCACGTGTTGCCTACGTCTTGGCTAGCCAAAAGTAGGCTAGGGTTAAATTGGCTACAAATCAAGTAGTCCCTACCCCTTCCCTAGCTATGTGCTAAGCAGATCCAAGAAATGGTCGGTATTGCACCTATTCCGTGCAGTTCAGCAACATATTTTCTGTGGTAATGCAAAAAAGTGCCCTTTAAAGCGAAATCTACTGATAGacgcaataaaaataaaaataaacaggaTAGAGAATACCTTTGACTTGACAGCACGCAGGGTCCCATCGGTATCTCTAACATTGTCCATGCAGTTTAGAGCAACCTTCAGGAGATCTGGCACACAAGCTTGAACATGGGGTGATAAATTCCTGAATACATCGACTGATACATTCGAAGACTGTGGATCCAAATGAAGAAATGGAAGTTTGATGGTTTCCCTCAGAGCGTCAACAGTTTGTCCAGCACGAGCTAGCCTATAAATGTGAAGAATAGCTTCAAGCTGTCTCAGTATAATTTGCTGTTCAGAAATGAGATCCTTGTCTTGAACACTGCAAGCAAGTTTCCACATGATTAATTAAGTTTTCAAGGCATAAATAACCAGCAGTCACATGATGTAGAAGCAGAAGATAGGAGGTAATTAACCTGGCTTCAGAAGAATATCTGGCTGTCTCCAAAATTTCATTGCCAGATTGAATTAGAGCAACAGCACGGCTTTCGCCATCTAACATATTTTGTGCCAGGGCACATACTGCATCCGATAGACACTTGTTTACTGTCTGAAGTGCCATGGCAAAGGCTCCAACTCTTTTGTGAATTTCCACTGACTGTTATTTCATGTAAAAAGTGAAGTAACATGAGATGGATACATGATAGCTCAAACAAGACTGAAGTGCTGCAAATTAAAATATGACCTCACATAGAGTAAATATACTAATACTACATAGCTCAATAACATGAAGTAAATGGATTCAGATACATGTGCATCACATCGAAGTTGATAAACCATGCATGTTAGATGTGCCAATGAAGACTAATTGAGGGCATGTCATCTTGAGAATACTACTGCAGAATATGATATGATAACCAGTGTTCAAGCAGCTAGAATCAGTCCTAGGACGGGTTATATCGCTTTAAGAGCAGAGAAGTTTGACTCTTTCAACTCAGCTATGAACATGATGAGATAAAATAATTCAATAGAAATATAAATCCATGACAGTAATAAAATAACTTGCTCTTGCTGATCCTTTTGTGGATGAGTGGATCCCAACCTAGGAAGATACAAAATAAAATGTTCCCTAAAGCACAAGAACCCAAAAAATTATAAAAACATTTTGGTTCAAGAATTAAACTTACTTTGTCATAGAGCCCTGCCTCTTGACACCGATGGGCGGCTTCAAGCAAGAATTGCTGCCTACTTCTCCAATCCATCATATACTTTTTTAGTTCTCCTTCTTCTCCCATTCCACTTGGACCAAGCAGAAGTTGAATACCACCGTCCCTTAGTAATATCTCTGTGAGCAGTTGCTTCAACATTGAACTTCGTTGACGTTGTTGATCAGCATTCCCTTGACCAATCCATGATACCTCTCCTCCACCCATTGCAGCAGCAGCCTGTGCATAATACTCCAAGGCCAAATCAAGGTTGCCATTGCGCAAGTAAATAGAGCCATATTGCCATATAATACTGTCAGCTTCTGCGCAAGCATCCATTACACCCATCTTCTGGCCTGATCCAACTCCCTCAGGGAGAATACCATGATCAGCTAGAGTAATTGAAATATGCACAGCATCAACATGGTACCCTTCCTCTCCAACTTCTTTAGACAAATAAAGAATTGCTGGGAGTGATTGGATGCTTAAGAGTAGAATATAGGGATAGACCAAGGGGTCTTTTCCACTTTTTGTATAATATGATGGCTCAAATTTGTTCAGATAATTTTGTAAATCCTCCAGCATATAAGGAACCAAGCCTTCATTCGCAACATTAGAAGAAGATGCACTGGAGTATTCCCGCAGAGCTGACAACTTGAACCACAAGAAATCCTCTATAGTATTGAAAAGTGTTGGCAGATCTTTAAGTAATCTGTCAATTTGCCGTCGACAGCCACAAATTATGGCATAAAGAAGCAACTTCTTCCTATCATAACCAGGACGCCCTGGTCGGTCACCCATTCTGAGCATTTTTTCACATTCCTCAGAAGCTGTCAGAGCGGTCTCTGATGATACAGCACCATTAGTAGTAATCCATTCTGCAAGCTGCCAGAGAACATATTATATGTACGTTTCCTATTAAGAACaagtcgccatcattattcatggaTACTTTACCAGAGGGGCGAAGTTGTAAGCAGCACGAGATGATTGAGCAACTTGCCTTGCTTCATCATAATACCCAGTTCTTAAGCAGAAATAAATCTACAAAAGATGGAACAATAATACATAAATATATTTCTCATTGAAAAGGTACGTGCAGAACTTGTATAGGTCATAATAAAAACAATGAGTTGCATGATGATGATAATCCTAttgctttttctcatgctactttgACTTACTCATGTGATGCTTTAACCCCACTGACTGGAACATGTGGAGTTGATTAGATGTGATGAACTGTTCACTAGGATTATCTTGTGATAATTCTGACATTCTATATGGCATGTCATGCTTGATAGCCCTATATACTTGTCTTGTGCTATGGATAAGATTCCTGAGATTACATCTTTGAGATCTATCATAGCACCTATACCTATCAACACGTTCAGTTTGATTTGTGAGTATGGTATAGATGACAAGTTCTTGATTTGAGAACCATCTACCATCAAACAACATACCTCATAGGTGTGTAATCACGAAATAAATTATTCAAATAAATCCCATGGCCCCAGCAAGAAATCATTTTCTGTAGTGATTGATTAATTTTAGTAAGTCTACAAATAGGTCGGTCAATGGCCTACCATATGCATGGTTTCATGACAGGCCTAAGATTAAGTTGAACAGAACAGTTCCCCTTTAAAAACCAATAGTTGCACCATGCTTCATCTTGATGCTCTAATGAAGTGATGCGATAAACATATCAATTCCTTGATTGCTGCTCTTATCTTATTCTAGTGGCAATTTTCCATTTAACCTATTAAGCTTACTTTCATGAGTTTTTATGTTGCCATTACTAGATAGAAAAAAAACGATGTCAGCTACAATTTTTATTCGATGTTTAATACAAATCAAACAGGCAAAGTAAACCTGCTGCCATGTTGTATCCACTGGTGGCTGTCTGCGAAGGTCACTTGCATCAAAGTCTAACACGCCATGATCCCGCAACCGGACCTGTCAATTCATACAGATAAAAAAAATTGCATTTGGTTACAGATTTAAACAATGCAGAAAAAGGACAGATTAATCATCAAACTCAAAACAGACCCGAAGAAATGCACGAATCTTTTGAAGATTGCCAACCGATCCACCAAGAGCAGCCTAGAACCACAAAGCATGACACAGAGATTAACCATAATAGATCTTCTACATTaacagggttcacaaaatataaacCAAGAATAAAGGAAAACATCATTTGGTTAGAAAAACTATTAACAGGATGGTAGAGGACTGATTGAGAATTTGAGATAGTATACAAAAAACTATAAAAATGAATGCAAGAGTAAATCAAACAATCACCACTGACTTCATCACTAACTACACTAATAAGTAAAAAAAAACCTAAATACACAGGCATATAGTATCCACTTCATCTTCAGGGAACTCGATAATGAAAAGCAACATGGGAGCACTTGAGATGTCAAATTAACACAATGTCATATGTATAGAACAGAAGTACCAATAGGCCATACCACAACACAGAAAAAATCCAggtaaatacaaaacaaatatcatTGTTCAGAAATCTTCCATAGCACTTGGGAAATCTTTTTTTCATTTTCAGAAGTGAATTTGGATAGAAGTATTCAGTAATAAAAAGCTACACAGAAATACTCACTAGTGCTGGCTGGCTGTTGATGGTCTCAATAATGTACTTCTCATGACCCCATTCAAGGTGTCGCCTTGCTCCAACCACTAGTGACATTTTTGTTGAAACGTTTCTATGAGTTAACCCTTCCCCTACTAATGCCTGAATTAGACAAACAGGAAAAGCACCTTAAACAAATCACAATGAAATAAGAGAAACAAGGGAATGTCACATAGACATCATATAGTTGATATTGCATCCTGTAATACTGTTCTGTACAATTAAAGGTTATTACCTGAATCAAATGCCACACTTTCTGCATGGTCACTGACTTCAAGCCAGTAGCATCAAGAGACAAGGACTCGTAGGCAGCTCTGaaagctgtagcaggctaacaaaaAAAAGGTCTCAATAAGCATTAGTAGAATTAGGTGCATCAAGAGAACTTATTGCCCTGATGATAACATACAAAAATAGACACTTAAGACATTTGTCAAACCTAAATTAATTGGAGAAAAACAGGATGACTAACAGACATGAATACTAATCTGCACATGACCAATAAGGCGCTGACATATCAAATCTTGATATAGAAGCTTACACTGAAAGGCAGACTGCGTCCTCTAGCGTCGTTGAGATCCTTCACAACCCCCGCATAAACTGAAGATTTACTATCAATTATGGTCTTGTTAGGTATGGGCATGACTTCCGCAGCGGGCAGCCCTGATGAAGCTTGAGGACTGGAAGCTGAAGATGGCATCAGAGCATAACGAGACAGACCACCAGCTAGATTGGTGTTTCTCTTTGGTAATGTAGAAAGTCGGCTTAGACTCTGCAAGAAATCTCTCTTCTCCTTCTGCCAGTCATCCTAAAACAAAGTTACTAAAAATTGTTTGAACTGAACAGTAAAGGTATGTTTGGATCGTAAACAAAGTGTACCCTGCCAATTTTTTGGTATAACCAAAACATTGGTCTTTGCTTGGATGAGGACCAACATTTTGGCATGCCAATGCTCCCTTCCCAACTCTAGTTCATTCAACCaaaaatttggccagcccatattttGGCAGGGCAACATTGAcacaaaccaaacacaccctaaaacAATTCAAAGCATCCACTACCAAGCATATTAAATTGCTAAGTTGTCAGCATGGCAATTGAAAAATGAAGACATTAGCTCAATGGTAGAACTTGCTCCGACCTGTTAGTTACAACACCTAGCATTACAAAACTACCACAAATATAGCTAATTTCTGAAAGATGCAACAGATTTGATTAAATAACACCAAAAGCATGGATGGTAGTGGTACAGACCTCAAGATGCTCCAAAAAGTTGCAATATGAACTTATGAAGGTATTATCATAGCTACTAGCTCTGCTCCAAAAATAAAGCTGAATAGAATAAAACCAAAAGGCAACCGACCTCAAGAACTTGCATCATATAATTGTTAAAACTCTTTAAGTTGTCCTTTTGTGCTCCTTGGATGGATGAGacaattgccatttcatgaagctGAAAAGACAAACTCCGTGATGCACTCCATGAAATTCAGAAGAAAAATCACTAAAGAGAGAGGTGTTCACCTGTTGCAGGTATTCCTCGACAGAAGTTGCTTCTGACGGAAAAACATCCTCAAAGGTGGTCTACAATTAAAAAAATGCAGCCACTATGATGTATACTGATAACCTGCTGCCTGAGTGATATTCAAGAGCTGTAGATGTACAGTAACAAGCAAGCGCAGATATACATAGAGCAATAGGGTAGACAACAATGTGCTGGCCTAATTGGTGGCAAAAGATTATTACACTATGATAAGTAGTAACATCTGACCTGACCACTCACAACTATATTTTCGGTCTTTTGAGTAGGAAGCTTTAAATGAAAACACGACATTGCCTCAACTGAGACTAGAAAACATTGTTTCAGATAAGCGAGTGATTTGCAGCCTCCAGACTTAGGGAATGTGTATTAATAAAGTGGACTACAAGCTAAAAAAAAAGACTAGGGAATGTGTGTCTAAAAGTAAAACTAGGATCTTATGTACGAAACTGAGAAGGTGGCGTTATTCATGCTATTCTTTTCCTCCAGGCAATCAGCATGAGTTCTGCAGTTCTGCCTCTTCATGAAGTGGGGAAATTCTTAATACTGCTAATCGAAGAAAACAAGTGAAGAGCCCCAATGGTCAGCTATGGATGAAAGAAAGAAGAGTGCAGCACAAAATGTCAAGACTTCGACAAAATCAAGTGCCTTGTCTAAACGACCGACACATAAGATTATCTATATAGCATTCTCTGAAATGAACCCTACATGCATTTCCAGGTTTACAAGCTAATCACCTTGAGTTCAAATGACTTGAGGTCCCTGGTGAGCTGCTCCGCATTGATCCCCTCGCGCGCCAGCAACCTGCAGATGCACAGCCGAAACCCTAAGtccctccaaaacaccagaagcagCAATCCCAATTCGAACGAAACATCACGGAGAGATGGGCAGAGAGGCTCTCTCAGAGTTAACTAAAGGGGTCCAGGAGAGCAACCTGGTGGCGGAGAGCGACTGCGACGGCGCCTCGGCGCGGATCGTCTTGGCCTTAAGCTTCGTGGAGAGCACCTCGAGCTGGTCCAGGTTCCTCTGCGCGGGCCAACAACAACGAACCCATCAGGCGGAAGAAAGCGAGGGAGGCGCCGGCGCGGCAAGAGATAGATGCGGGCGAGGAGGGCAAGGAAGAGCGCGATGCGGCACCTGGAGGGTAGGGAAGTGAGGGGTGGGGGCGGCCTGCTCGAGGAGGTTGGTGGAGGTGTTGAGCAGCTCTGACCAGCCACCCATCTCCGTGTCTCctccgccgtcggcgccgacgccgGCCATCGCCGCCGTAGATGGAGGTGTTCGCGGGGAGCTATTTATCTGCGCTCCGGCGCCGCGCTCGAACTGGGGTTTTGGGAGCGGGGTGGGGAGAAGGAGTGTTGGGTAAATGGTTTGGGCTTCTTCGCTCCTTGTACCGTGGGGCTTCTTTCTGTTGCTTTTGAATAGGAGGGGAGCCTGGGTTGTGGGTATATATGGGTTGGGCCAGATGCCAGAACTGATCATTTTTCAGTTCAAACACACCGGAATTGCTGGAAAAAAAAAGTTTAAATGCATTGGAGGGGTCAGACAATCTTTTCAAATGGGTGGTCTAAGAAACAATCCCCTCTCGTTAGGATTTTAGGGTCCTCTCAGCAACGCACTGGCGGCGCCATTGAGATCTCACCTCCCCCGCCATTTTCTTCCAGCCAACAGCTCGGGCTGACCAAGGGGCGATCTCCGCATCGCTTCCCAGCGTTGGTTGTTTCGTTTTGACAGGACGATTTTTGAGGTTTTCCCTCCCAGCGATCTACCGCCCATCGGGCTAGGCTCACAGTGGCAGAAAAGGCATCAAGCTCGAGGACGGCCCCGAGCAATGTCAAAGATGATGGCAGCGTTAGGACTCTCGGAAGAAGACCTTGATGATGCAGTtgttgaggaagaagaggagattcCGACGACGGTTGTTCGTTGAATGGCTATTGCAAGAGCGCACATGCAGAAATCCTATAGCCAATACTTGTTCTACTGAAATATGACAGTTACATGGGATATGGNNNNNNNNNNNNNNNNNNNNNNNNNNNNNNNNNNNNNNNNNNNNNNNNNNNNNNNNNNNNNNNNNNNNNNNNNNNNNNNNNNNNNNNNNNNNNNNNNNNNNNNNNNNNNNNNNNNNNNNNNNNNNNNNNNNNNNNNNNNNNNNNNNNNNNNNNNNNNNNNNNNNNNNNNNNNNNNNNNNNNNNNNNNNNNNNNNNNNNNNNNNNNNNNNNNNNNNNNNNNNNNNNNNNNNNNNNNNNNNNNNNNNNNNNNNNNNNNNNNNNNNNNNNNNNNNNNNNNNNNNNNNNNNNNNNNNNNNNNNNNNNNNNNNNNNNNNNNNNNNNNNNNNNNNNNNNNNNNNNNNNNNNNNNNNNNNNNNNNNNNNNNNNNNNNNNNNNNNNNNNNNNNNNNNNNNNNNNNNNNNNNNNNNNNNNNNNNNNNNNNNNTGCACACTTCAATTCTCATGCTTGGGCGATTGGGAATGGGTCATGGAAAAAGACCCGCAGACTTGACTTTCATAGGTAATGCAGTGATCTTGGCACCATACAACAGATTCACTAAACCGTCAGCATATGCACTAGACACATTGGAGATTTGGGCACAAATTCATGATCTTCCATATGGCTATTTCTCATTTCTTAAATCTTTAGCTAGAAAGATCGGCGAGTATGTGTATGTAGAACCAAAGTCACTGATTTCAAGGGTAACTTCTTTCAGGTGTGGGTCAGGATCAACATCAACAAGCCTCTCAAGAACGCAGTTTAACTGGTTAAGGGGGAAGAAGAGAGAGATAATTAAATACATATAACTGAGCACCTTTCCTGCCCTCTCAGGCCATTAGCATTTGTATCCGTTGGATCATCACTGCTAGGCATTATTGGCTATCCAATTGGCTGTGAATCCCACGTAAGTTCCCTGTTAACGACTGTGAACAGTGTTGGGCCGCTGCTCTGGTCACTTTTTTGGTTGTCGCTGATTAAATTGGGCCCAATGGGCCTATAGCAGCCTCTATTAAGTGCAGCCAGAAGCCCAGAAGAGAAGATGACTATTGCGACCGTCGTTCCGTTTGCAAGGTCGCACCCCTCGATGACCTAGGGTGGTGCGCCGCCACACTCACCATCACCGGAAAGAGAGATCAAATCGCCACGCACATCACCGTGGAATTGAGCTACCCAGATTACTTATGTTCTATGGCCAGTCGGTTGTTCCTTTCCCACCCCTCGGCTTCCCTTCACCCGCTCATATCTCCTTCACCCATCTCTTACGTGCGATGGCGACGGTTCTGCTCTCAGGGGCGATGACAAGACGATGGAGATGTTAGGCAACCTTGGAGGTATGCCCGCCTCGTCCCATGCTCAATAAGGCGACGTGCTCCTGGTGGCGCGGGGAGGGAGTTGAAGCCGGAGTCCACCGATGGCGAGGGTCGCGATGCGGGCGGAAGGGGAGGTTGGGAACTCGGTGGCTTCCAAGGCGGTCGTCGCCGATGCAGCCCACAACAACGTTCGGCTCCTCCTCGGTATCACCCCATCCCCCCTCTTTTTTTACTCTAGATTTTGTCTGAGTTTTCGTGGATGTTTATGCCCGACTTTTCTTCTTCAATTCTTAGCATGCATACTAATAAATTCAATTAACATGATTAAAGTGACGCGGAAGAATAAGGAAGGAGGAGTGCGTCCATGGCTTCCATTTCTATTGATTATATACCAGGAATCTTTCATGTGTTTATTTTGAGGTTCAGTCTCCATCTTCCGCTCCCCACCACCCTCGTACTTGTTTAACCGATTAAACCGATTGTTCATTATATTTAGTATCTCAGTGCATGGAGAATCTTTCATTGATGTTCCTTGAGCTGGCTAGAGGGAGCATTCATGATGAAAAGCAGGTAAAGACTGACACGATGCGTGTCGTCGGGCTCCATTATTTGCTGCAGGTGAGTCTCTCTTCCAGGTTAAATTTTCATATAAATTGTTTCTACAAATAATTCGGGCTTTGATTCCTTAACATGTGCATGCCACGTGTTTGATGGAATGCATAATAGAAATCGTTGACTGAATTGTTTCTATTTTTTGCAAACAAGGAGCATAACATGGCCATAGCAGAGGAACCATTGTACTCAACGGTATCTATTTTCTATAAGTGAGGAGCATAACATGGCTATAGCAGATGCCATATGTCATGTTGTTAACCTCAATAGTCAATCATAGCAACTGATGTTCTTCTGAAGCTTAACATAAAATTTATGTCTCATGTACAAGTATGTTGGATTGAGAAGCATCAAAACTAAAGGTTGATCATAAGAAAGGGCGGTTCTAATAACCTTGATATTCTACAAGGTCGACCCGGTGTCCTGCTACTTATTTTGCTCATTGCGTGCCATAAACCTGATCGTGCTGCCCATGACTTCAGTTCTTGCGTGTCGCACGGCTCTGATTCTGCTCCCTCACTATCTCACGGAACCATAGTAAGCTCATTCATGTTCTTCTCTTGCTTCTTGACTTATTCTCCCCTCTTTGTTTGGCCCCTGATACTAAGATTTAGTAGAGTCGGTGTTGAAGTCTGTGTAGTTATGCATGCTTCTTAGAGTATCCCGTGTACCAATATGAATGTTAATGTTCAAAATTTTGCTGCAAACTTGTCGCATCATCATATAGGATTTCTATTATCGACCCTCTGCTACTAAATGAAATTGTATTGGTCTGGAAATAGTACGACAGTGGTCCTCGAAGGTAATGGAAGTTAACAGTACACACAGTGTCATCATGTAAAGTCTCTATTATCGACCCTGTGCTACTAAACGGAACTATATTGGTTTGGAAACAGTACGTTGTCCTGATAGACAATGAAAGTTGACCATAAGACTACACATTATTAATTCTTACTTTCATGCTCATCCCTGGGAAGCTCAGCAAGGATATATATACCATGTCAAGATATTCTTGTATATTAATTTACAACATGAATCCCATTATTTTTGCCTAGCAAGTGATAAGATTTTGTATGTACGACAATTGTGTCTATTTTTCTCAGCAtatatttgttattttcatgccaagTTTGACATGACTAGATGTTTTGATTACTGTTATGTAGAATAAAACACAAGTTAAGGTTGTTTTTATAGACTGAGTTTGAAAATAGCATGTGCATGACAGTCAAATTATATACATGTTCAATTCCGGCTTAATAACTTAGTCTTGATGAAAATTGCTAAATATGATACTTTTGTATCTGAGGTGCCGAAGTACTATGGAACAACCGGGGAAACAGTTGATCTTGAGGTATATGGTAGTTTTGGAGGTCAGTTTGGTACTTGTTATATAAGTTGATTTTCTTCAACCAGAATTAGGAAATTGcaaaaaacaaatgtggcagctTCTTACCAGTTTAATATTGTATAAAGTATATTTCTAAAATTCTTTTGACGTTGTTTAGTTCGGAAACACTACTCTTGTTGGGTGACAACCTCACCTACATTTTGATACTATGTCTATAGGTGGTGATTAACTCTTTAGATGAGAATAGGTCTCCTTGTACTTCAGCAAGTAAGATGTGTCAGTGGCATTCTATTTTATGGTGCTGCAAGTTTCTTGAAACTGTTGGTATATATTCTGCATGACATGATATGGCTCTACTCGCTAGGCATATGCTTGTGTCTCACAGTGATGTCCTTCCCATATTTATTTATTCTGCTAAGTAGTTTTAAACTTATGATTGATTTATCTGTCCAACTTATAAATGTTACTAAGTGTGGTACATTTCTATACCACTTTGAAAGGGACATTTGGAGCGTATAGAAAATATAGGGGCGCCTTGGTTTTTTTATATGCACAAAGCTCTTATCTCAATGGTGAAGTTTATAATTCACGTTTATAATTCACGTTTTTTTATATGCACAAAGCTCTTATCTCAATGGTGACCGGTATATTGTAATTATAACTACTTGGCTCTTAGAATTTATCATCTCTTTTCTGATTATTCTACAGTTCTGAAATTGGACAGTATTTGTTCATCGTTGAGGATCAAGGttcaccaaccatcaataattAAGTTGCCAATCAAATGTCGGTTCGGATGGAAAGAGCAAACAAGCCGCTATTTGCCATGAGAACTAACATAGGAATTCTAGCTGATTAGCGTATGGTTTTCGCACTAGACGTATTTAGTACTATCCTCCTAATAATAAGAACAAGTAATTGTGCTCTATTTTCTTTTACTATGCAGAAAGTTTAGTTTTTGTCTTCAATTCCAATCAACTCAATTTTTACTCAACTTTTATTTTTGTGCCACCAATATTAGTTACAAAAAGTCTTACCATATTTATTGTTGAAATGGACGGGCGCATCAACGCGCGCCATCAGTGATCTAGTTCTATGTTAAATATGAATGCTTGCCTGATTGGTGTGTGGTGCGCGGACATCTGGGGCACATATTCAAAGAGTGTGGAGATGGAATCCATCCACCCAAAGCCGTGGTTTTCGAGGACCTCCATGCCTCCAAGTTCTGTAGTGGTGGCCCTGGCCtagtgtgacacccccgattcaatcgtacactaatcatacacgcaaatgtgtacaatcaagatcagggactcacgggaaaatatcacaacacaactctagacacaaattaaaataatacaagctttatattacaagccaggggcctcgagggctcgaatacataagctcgatacacaagcgtcagcggaagcaataatatctaagtacagacataagttaaacaagactgccttaagaaggcaagcacaaaagcaacaatgatcgaacaggaaaggcctcctgcctgggacctcctaactactcctggtcatcgacgatctccatgtagtagtaggcatcctccgggtagtagtagtcgtctgTGGTGGTGTCTAGCTGCTGGGATCCGCCACCTGGTCGGAACAACAGGAAACAAGAAagtagggggaaaaggggtagcaaagcaaccatgagtactcatccaaagtactcgcaagcaccagatctatactaagtatgcattggtatcaaaggaaGGGATGTATCTGTGAACTGAACTGTGGAAATGCTAGAATAGATGGaagggcctagcctatcgaagactagtatCTTCAAGCACCTTGCAGCATATGAAGAGATAAGATTAACATATTATAAGTAATAAGTGTGTTGTAACATTAGCGCCcatagatcctttctcgactccatgcgagaaagcaatcccggagccacatatccataacatgcctcagcatccagtatccagttctagttgatcgggatacaacttcgagcgtccgttaccatggacacggctattcaaatagataaaactTCCCTACAGGAGTGCACCAACTTACCTAACATGCTtgattaactccggtcggacacaccatcaggtcCATGACCGGCCTCGGCTGATCGACACATCGCATTCCTACCTAGGCTCCGCAGGGAGGTCCCCGTCGGTCTACATCATGAGTGctcaggggtcttgggcccatcgccctttgcactccggGTCATTGTGTGTAGGGTGAATACCAGCGCCACCTCtggcatggatggcacgatccgaccgtgccacaATGCTAAACTGGATGTCTGCCAGAGCTTTCGGCTAATACATACGACGTCgactgcccatacttattcccgcatggtggttagtgcgaaaaaggccagaggcctactcagatCACATATCCAAATCGTTAGTGACTTGGGAGAGTgtagtaacgagcagagactcacgatcgatgtgaccccgtcgccccgtctcgtggacttatggcaagggcctagaatgcctggCCGTGCCACTAGAAActagcgggtgctctccgggcccgcccgacttcacATCAACTCGTAGGTACCCTCATGGTCAACTCGACTCGCAATAGACTGTCAGGAACTCAGGTCCACCTCTACCGACGTGGTACCGCCTATCCCTCCAGTCCTGCAGTAACATTAattctcgcgggtacccctcagggctgg
This window encodes:
- the LOC119296010 gene encoding nuclear pore complex protein NUP93A-like isoform X1, which encodes MAGVGADGGGDTEMGGWSELLNTSTNLLEQAAPTPHFPTLQRNLDQLEVLSTKLKAKTIRAEAPSQSLSATRLLAREGINAEQLTRDLKSFELKTTFEDVFPSEATSVEEYLQQLHEMAIVSSIQGAQKDNLKSFNNYMMQVLEDDWQKEKRDFLQSLSRLSTLPKRNTNLAGGLSRYALMPSSASSPQASSGLPAAEVMPIPNKTIIDSKSSVYAGVVKDLNDARGRSLPFSPATAFRAAYESLSLDATGLKSVTMQKVWHLIQALVGEGLTHRNVSTKMSLVVGARRHLEWGHEKYIIETINSQPALAALGGSVGNLQKIRAFLRVRLRDHGVLDFDASDLRRQPPVDTTWQQIYFCLRTGYYDEARQVAQSSRAAYNFAPLLAEWITTNGAVSSETALTASEECEKMLRMGDRPGRPGYDRKKLLLYAIICGCRRQIDRLLKDLPTLFNTIEDFLWFKLSALREYSSASSSNVANEGLVPYMLEDLQNYLNKFEPSYYTKSGKDPLVYPYILLLSIQSLPAILYLSKEVGEEGYHVDAVHISITLADHGILPEGVGSGQKMGVMDACAEADSIIWQYGSIYLRNGNLDLALEYYAQAAAAMGGGEVSWIGQGNADQQRQRSSMLKQLLTEILLRDGGIQLLLGPSGMGEEGELKKYMMDWRSRQQFLLEAAHRCQEAGLYDKSVEIHKRVGAFAMALQTVNKCLSDAVCALAQNMLDGESRAVALIQSGNEILETARYSSEASVQDKDLISEQQIILRQLEAILHIYRLARAGQTVDALRETIKLPFLHLDPQSSNVSVDVFRNLSPHVQACVPDLLKVALNCMDNVRDTDGTLRAVKSKIANLVASNMSKNWPQDLYQKVAQCI
- the LOC119296010 gene encoding nuclear pore complex protein NUP93A-like isoform X2, coding for MAGVGADGGGDTEMGGWSELLNTSTNLLEQAAPTPHFPTLQRNLDQLEVLSTKLKAKTIRAEAPSQSLSATRLLAREGINAEQLTRDLKSFELKTTFEDVFPSEATSVEEYLQQLHEMAIVSSIQGAQKDNLKSFNNYMMQVLEKEKRDFLQSLSRLSTLPKRNTNLAGGLSRYALMPSSASSPQASSGLPAAEVMPIPNKTIIDSKSSVYAGVVKDLNDARGRSLPFSPATAFRAAYESLSLDATGLKSVTMQKVWHLIQALVGEGLTHRNVSTKMSLVVGARRHLEWGHEKYIIETINSQPALAALGGSVGNLQKIRAFLRVRLRDHGVLDFDASDLRRQPPVDTTWQQIYFCLRTGYYDEARQVAQSSRAAYNFAPLLAEWITTNGAVSSETALTASEECEKMLRMGDRPGRPGYDRKKLLLYAIICGCRRQIDRLLKDLPTLFNTIEDFLWFKLSALREYSSASSSNVANEGLVPYMLEDLQNYLNKFEPSYYTKSGKDPLVYPYILLLSIQSLPAILYLSKEVGEEGYHVDAVHISITLADHGILPEGVGSGQKMGVMDACAEADSIIWQYGSIYLRNGNLDLALEYYAQAAAAMGGGEVSWIGQGNADQQRQRSSMLKQLLTEILLRDGGIQLLLGPSGMGEEGELKKYMMDWRSRQQFLLEAAHRCQEAGLYDKSVEIHKRVGAFAMALQTVNKCLSDAVCALAQNMLDGESRAVALIQSGNEILETARYSSEASVQDKDLISEQQIILRQLEAILHIYRLARAGQTVDALRETIKLPFLHLDPQSSNVSVDVFRNLSPHVQACVPDLLKVALNCMDNVRDTDGTLRAVKSKIANLVASNMSKNWPQDLYQKVAQCI